The following proteins are encoded in a genomic region of Salminus brasiliensis chromosome 17, fSalBra1.hap2, whole genome shotgun sequence:
- the tmem38a gene encoding trimeric intracellular cation channel type A, with translation MEVLDILNLGEIAHYFSKMAMFPVFDLAYYIVSILYLKYEPGSVEVSRKSPVASWLCAMLYCFGSYILADIMLGHCPIDYFHNNSHILLASAVWYLIFFCPFNLFYKCVAFLPIKLVLVAMKEVVRTRKIAAGVHHAHHAYHHGWFIMVITGYVKGSGVALMSNFEQLLRGVWRPETNEILSMSFPTKASLYGAILFTLQESHWIPVSKSTLICVFTLFMATSKVIMTARHSHGSPFALIESWVCHLLFGSPLGVEDHHDHHHTAPAAAAAPASPAKTKEELSEVTRKRKSKKAE, from the exons ATGGAGGTGTTGGATATCCTAAATTTGGGCGAAATTGCCCATTATTTTTCAAAAATGGCCATGTTTCCAGTTTTTGATCTCGCCTATTACATCGTGTCCATACTCTACCTCAAGTATGAACCAG GCTCAGTGGAGGTGTCCCGCAAAAGCCCTGTGGCCTCCTGGCTCTGTGCAATGCTCTACTGCTTTGGGAGCTACATCCTCGCAGACATCATGCTCGGACACTGCCCCATCGACTATTTCCATAATAACAGCCACATCCTCCTGGCTTCAGCTGTCTG GTATCTCATCTTCTTCTGTCCCTTTAACTTGTTCTACAAATGTGTCGCGTTCCTGCCCATCAAGCTGGTGCTGGTAGCCATGAAAGAGGTTGTCCGCACTCGCAAAATCGCTGCTGGAGTCCACCATGCTCACCACGCCTATCACCATGGCTGGTTCATCATGGTTATTACTGGCTATGTCAAGG GGTCAGGAGTAGCTCTCATGTCAAATTTCGAACAACTGCTGCGTGGAGTGTGGAGGCCAGAGACCAATGAAATTCTCAGTATGTCATT CCCTACCAAAGCCAGTCTGTATGGAGCCATTCTGTTTACACTCCAGGAGTCACACTGGATTCCTGTGTCGAAGAGCACCCTCATCTGCGTCTTCACTCTGTTCATGGCTACTTCCAAG GTGATAATGACCGCTCGCCACTCTCACGGATCTCCCTTTGCTCTGATCGAGTCCTGGGTGTGCCACCTGCTGTTTGGCTCTCCTCTTGGCGTTGAAgatcatcatgatcatcatcaCACTGCTCCTGCGGCTGCCGCTGCCCCTGCATCTCCAGCCAAAACCAAGGAGGAACTGAGCGAAGTCACCCGCAAGAGGAAGTCCAAGAAAGCAGAGTAA